A region of Mustela lutreola isolate mMusLut2 chromosome 17, mMusLut2.pri, whole genome shotgun sequence DNA encodes the following proteins:
- the ITPRIPL2 gene encoding inositol 1,4,5-trisphosphate receptor-interacting protein-like 2 encodes MSVHYTLNLRVFWPLVTGLCTALVCLYHVLRGSGGARAEPRDGTDGGFPLLKVAVLLFLGYILLRCRHAVRQRFLPGSPRLGSHSTFSAGHFPEPSLGILLESYYEHELRLSPHVLGHSKAHVSRIVGELVRAGRARGSPGPIPGGALALAFRGDFIQVGSAYEQHKIRRPDGFDVLVPLRLPPLVALEPRSLGPEPALAPAFHGCFVCALKAPPGASGSHWLRDCKPFADGFCVDVLGRRHLSAPLVLRWFQAHLQRSLATVRYSLEGRCRVSLTPGGLEQPPTLHILPCRTDYGCCRLSMAVRLIPAVHLGDGVFLVAPPPSPSPVGPPSELPGGLRTDALWGVNTARQEQKLLCWVQERAPPGACYLKCLQLLKALRDLGARGLDPAATAQWGRILSSYMLKTALLAVLLREGVPAQGWDEAHLCDRLEELVQFLRDCLLRRQTLFHCVLGPGGAAAEVGPLPKVLREAAPVDLLAAFDRQARELAASRLLSTWRRLPQLLRVYGGPRYLDRCPPPRSQRAQGFPEDQP; translated from the coding sequence ATGTCGGTGCACTACACCCTCAATCTGCGCGTCTTCTGGCCCCTGGTGACCGGCCTCTGCACTGCCCTCGTGTGCCTCTACCATGTCCTCCGGGGAAGCGGGGGCGCCCGGGCCGAGCCCCGCGACGGCACGGACGGCGGCTTCCCGCTGCTTAAGGTAGCCGTCCTGCTCTTCCTCGGCTACATCCTCCTGCGCTGTCGCCACGCAGTTCGGCAGCGCTTCCTCCCAGGGTCTCCTCGCCTGGGGAGCCACTCCACCTTCTCTGCTGGACACTTCCCAGAGCCGAGTCTTGGCATCTTGCTGGAGAGTTACTACGAGCACGAGTTGCGCCTGTCCCCGCACGTGCTGGGCCACAGCAAGGCGCACGTGAGCCGAATCGTGGGCGAGCTGGTGCGGGCTGGCCGCGCCCGGGGATCCCCTGGTCCCATCCCCGGCGGGGCGCTGGCCTTGGCCTTCCGTGGGGACTTCATCCAGGTGGGCAGCGCCTACGAGCAGCATAAAATCCGGCGGCCCGACGGCTTCGACGTGCTGGTGCCCCTGCGTCTCCCGCCGCTGGTGGCGCTGGAGCCCAGGAGCCTGGGCCCTGAGCCCGCGCTGGCCCCAGCCTTCCACGGCTGCTTCGTGTGCGCCCTCAAGGCTCCGCCGGGGGCCTCCGGGAGCCACTGGCTCCGGGACTGCAAACCCTTCGCCGACGGCTTCTGCGTGGACGTGCTCGGGCGGCGTCACCTCTCTGCCCCGCTGGTGCTGCGCTGGTTCCAGGCGCACCTGCAGCGCTCCCTGGCTACCGTGCGCTACAGTCTGGAGGGGCGTTGTCGGGTCAGCCTGACCCCGGGCGGCCTGGAACAGCCTCCCACCCTGCACATCCTGCCCTGCCGCACCGACTATGGCTGCTGCCGCCTGTCCATGGCAGTGCGTCTCATCCCCGCTGTACATCTGGGTGATGGCGTTTTCCTCGTGGCACCACCACCATCCCCCTCACCCGTCGGGCCCCCGTCAGAGCTCCCGGGAGGCCTGCGCACGGATGCACTGTGGGGTGTGAACACAGCTCGGCAGGAGCAGAAGCTGCTGTGCTGGGTGCAGGAACGGGCCCCTCCAGGTGCCTGCTACCTCAAGTGCCTACAGTTACTTAAAGCTCTGCGAGACCTGGGCGCCCGCGGGCTGGACCCAGCGGCCACAGCCCAGTGGGGACGCATCCTGTCCTCATATATGCTCAAGACAGCGCTGCTGGCGGTGCTGCTGCGTGAGGGGGTTCCTGCTCAAGGCTGGGATGAGGCACACCTGTGCGATCGGTTGGAAGAATTAGTGCAGTTCCTTAGGGACTGCCTGCTGCGACGCCAGACGCTTTTCCACTGCGTCCTGGGCCCTGGTGGGGCAGCTGCCGAGGTGGGCCCCCTGCCCAAGGTACTGCGTGAGGCCGCCCCTGTTGACCTCCTGGCTGCATTCGACAGGCAAGCCCGGGAACTTGCCGCATCGAGGTTGCTGTCCACCTGGCGAAGGCTGCCCCAGCTGCTCCGGGTCTACGGAGGTCCTCGCTACCTTGACAGGTGTCCCCCACCCCGGAGTCAGCGGGCACAGGGATTTCCTGAAGATCAACCATAA